One genomic segment of Epinephelus fuscoguttatus linkage group LG19, E.fuscoguttatus.final_Chr_v1 includes these proteins:
- the elac2 gene encoding zinc phosphodiesterase ELAC protein 2 isoform X2, protein MATSNNNNPEIRQPLGFRKAKQKEPLRRVKAKESRNKRGDTHGPSTVYLQVVGAGSRDSSATLYVFSEYNRYLFNCGEGTQRLMQEHKLKAARLDNIFLTRLSWENVGGLSGMILTLKDTGVPECVLSGPPQLENYVNAIKSFSGPLADIKLSVRPYTEETYIDETMTVYQVPIFAQLRNEDRQLSPKSGSPSQSPPSPRADDIHNNTCRDGASSPDLEGDTQNTTRDPSLVVSFICKLHPKKGNFLVLQARELGLPVGTAAIGPLVTALKDGKSVTYEGKEIRPEQVCTPADPGPVFIVVECPSEEFVEAVCTNQQLRRYQTGGTEDPAALVVHMTPESVLTTDQYKKWMERFPSATEHLILNEQVCTVHNIRSQKLQAQLNMIHPEIFPQLKSYRSKKEQGQGGDSGPEACKDDHAGPLQIEEGQGETRQVSGQGPDSSTDYQAKASQEAQAALHVPNVRAECLLKFQLRPVMEWQRDAIPSCNAEEFVKEASEVPNFMEEVDKCRKICSTDTTELSGKGENYPEVVFLGTGSALPMKIRNVSGTLVNISPSQSLLLDCGEGTFGQLCRHYGDTLDEALSKISTVFISHMHADHHTGLLMLLYQRERALTTLGKAFRPIYLVAPADIMSWLHQYHDHCEEILHHINLIPNRFLCEDAKVTDQRTVSSIQAMLKKNDLEKFQTCRVRHCKNAFACSFTHQSGWKLAFSGDTMPSDAFVHTGKNATLVIHEATLEDGLEEEAVEKRHSTTSQAIGIGMRMNAEFIMLNHFSQRYAKIPLFSQDFSDRVGISFDHMRTRFGDFKILPKLIPALKTLFAEEIGEMEERRERRELKNPRGSSSEVNSEQTTADESRGAKRDQEEAAAHNVEMKRLKMS, encoded by the exons atACTTGTTCAACTGTGGTGAAGGAACACAGAGACTCATGCAGGAACACAA ACTGAAAGCTGCTCGATTGGACAACATCTTCCTGACCAGACTGAGCTGGGAGAACGTGGGAGGTTTATCAG ggatGATCTTAACATTAAAGGACACAGGGGTTCCGGAGTGTGTGCTCTCTGGTCCTCCGCAGCTG GAGAACTATGTGAATGCCATCAAGTCGTTTTCTGGGCCGCTAGCAGACATCAAGCTGT CGGTTCGACCGTACACTGAAGAGACATACATAGACGAAACGATGACTGTTTATCAGGTGCCAATATTTG CTCAGTTAAGGAATGAAGACAGACAGCTATCCCCCAAATCAGGCAGCCCATCTCAGAGTCCTCCCTCTCCCCGAGCAGACGACATCCACAATAACACCTGCAGAGATGGTGCAAGCAGTCCAG ATCTTGAAGgtgacacacaaaacacaaccagAGATCCCTCTCTGGTGGTTTCCTTCATATGCAAG CTTCACCCCAAGAAAGGAAATTTCTTAGTCCTTCAAGCCAGGGAGCTCGGCTTGCCTGT AGGCACAGCAGCAATCGGTCCTCTCGTAACAGCTCTGAAGGACGGGAAAAGTGTCACATACGAAGGAAAAGAG ATCCGTCCGGAGCAGGTTTGTACTCCTGCTGACCCCGGACCAGTGTTTATTGTCGTCGAGTGTCCATCTGAGGAGTTTGTGGAAGCTGTTTGCACCAATCAGCAGCTGAGAAG ATATCAAACAGGAGGGACAGAGGACCCTGCTGCGCTGGTCGTCCACATGACTCCAGAGTCTGTTTTGACAACGGATCAATACAAAAAGTGGATGGAGAG GTTTCCATCCGCAACCGAACACCTGATCCTTAATGAACAAGTCTGTACGGTCCACAACATCAGGAGTCAAAAGCTTCAGGCTCAGCTGAACATGATTCACCCAGAGATCTTTCCACAGCTCAAGTCTTACAGATCAAAG aaagagcagggtcagggaggagacagtggaccagaggcctgcaaggatgatcatgcagggcCTTTACAG atagaagagggacagggagaaaccaggcaggtatcaggacagggacctgacagcagcaccgATTATCAGGCCAAGGCTTCACAG GAGGCCCAGGCTGCCCTGCACGTCCCCAACGTCAGAGCTGAGTGTCTGCTCAAGTTCCAGCTCAGACCCGTAATGGAGTGGCAAAG AGACGCCATCCCCTCCTGCAACGCTGAGGAGTTTGTGAAAGAGGCGTCTGAGGTCCCAAACTTTATGGAAGAAGTAGACAAGTGCAGGAAGATTTGCTCCACTGACACTACAGAGCTTTCTG GGAAAGGAGAAAATTACCCAGAGGTGGTTTTCTTGGGAACAGGATCAGCTCTTCCAATGAAGATCAGAAACGTCAGCGGCACTTTAGTCAATATCAG CCCGAGTCAGTCCTTGCTGTTGGACTGTGGAGAGGGAACCTTCGGTCAGCTCTGCAGACACTACGGGGACACTTTGGATGAAGCACTGTCCAAGATCTCAACTGTTTTCATCTCACATATGCACGCTGACCACCACACA gggctgctgatgctgctgtatCAGAGGGAAAGAGCACTG aCGACGTTAGGAAAAGCATTCCGCCCCATCTACCTGGTGGCCCCCGCCGACATCATGTCCTGGCTCCACCAGTATCACGATCACTGCGAGGAGATCCTCCACCATATCAA CCTTATCCCAAACAGATTTCTGTGTGAGGATGCTAAGGTGACGGATCAGAGGACAGTGTCTTCAATCCAAGCAATGCTGAAGAAGAATGATTTGGAAAAG TTCCAGACGTGTCGAGTGCGTCACTGCAAAAACGCCTTCGCCTGCAGCTTCACTCACCAGTCCGGCTGGAAACTGGCCTTCTCTGGTGACACCATGCCCTCCGATGCGTTCGTACACACCG GAAAGAATGCAACCTTAGTGATCCACGAGGCCACGCTGGAAGACGggctggaggaggaggctgtAGAGAAAAGACACAG CACAACCTCCCAGGCCATTGGTATCGGCATGAGGATGAACGCTGAGTTCATCATGCTGAACCACTTCAGCCAGCGCTACGCCAAGATCCCTCTCTTCAGTCAAGACTTCAGTGACAGAGTGGGGATATCATTCGACCACATGAGA ACTCGCTTTGGAGACTTTAAAATTCTCCCCAAGCTCATTCCTGCACTTAAAACCCTTTTCGCTGAGGAGATTGGTGagatggaggagagaagagagaggagggagctgAAAAATCCAAGAGGAAGCAGCTCTGAGGTGAACAGTGAGCAGACGACGGCCGACGAGAGCCGAGGTGCCAAAAGAGACCAGGAGGAGGCAGCGGCACACAACGTAGAAATGAAGAGGCTGAAAATGAGCTGA